GCTTTGGTATGGATCCGAACCAACTGGATGTATCTGTTTTAAGTTTCAAACTGTAGAATATGCGACCAAATTCAAGTCAGATTATGGGGGGTCGATGACACCCTTGCTGAATCGGTTGTTTGCCTTGAGCTAAAAACTTTTTGCAGATATACATAGGCTTAAGATAAGACGACAAATTAGCTCGTTATATAATCCATGAAGTAGCTTAGAGATGAGAGAGGAAAGCACAAAGAGACTCAAATGCATCTTGAGCATCTTGGTGTTGGTCCATCCAACTCATATTAAATGACATGTACATCTAAAGCCAAGGTGGGAATCTTGAGTTAAAACACGATGGTTCAGTCTGACCTACCTTTTTAGAATGATCTGTTGGGTTCTCAGGACATCCTTTATACAAAAACAAACTTCATTGTCTTGTCTGATGTGTACCGGTAGACCAAATAATATGACTTGTCGGCTTTCACTATTTCCAGGCATGCATTGATTGGCAAACATCAGTGCCTCAACAATCCAACTACTAAAGTATTTATGTTGTATTCTAAGACAAATATCAACTTAAGGCTACCAGAATTTCACGGTGTGTAcctcctcaaaggcttcaaatgtaGCTATTCAACTAGCCCATATTTTAGAAAGATTCCAGTAAAGTGAAAAGACATTATAATCTGTTAAAAAAGCTTTTCACGGATccaaagaatgaaaaaaaaaaaaaaagatatgaaaaaaaGACAATATCAAAAGAATGGTGCAGAGAGACACTGAAAGGTGCCGCTTCGCACTAAGATTTGCAATATGATGACATTTATCATACTTGCTGTGACGTAGCAGGCAAAAGATATGCACTAGTAGAAATTGTTTTAGCTTTGTTAAGATTCATTACCCCAGCGGCTGAAACATTAGAACAGCCCCAAACTGATGATTTGAGGCCCAAATGTTGATGTGGTCTCTGGACACTAATCACACAAGAAATTAATACAGAAAGCAAATAAATATGGACAAAATACTTGCAAACAAATAAATTTCCAAAAGGAAAAAAATGCTATTTAGATGGATGAAATCATCCCTGAAAAAGGAAAGCACGTGTGACAAACATATCTCACATATCTGATATGTGCGGTGCATGGACATGGGCCGCATTGAACAAGTCAATGACAGGTGATATCATTGACTTCAACAAAAAAACAAGTTGACTTCAGACAAAGATTAGGCCATTAATTTATCCGTAAACTGTTTTTTTCGACTCCTGAGTGACCGATCAAATCAAATAGTACCAATAATGCAAGCCGCAATATGTACAAAACAAACTCGTTTGTTTAGGCACCAATCTAACATCAACTCGTTTGTTTAAGCACCGAAGACTTGGGAATCCCAGAAGAAACATATGCGAAACTAATAGAATCACACGCGCCCCAGTTCCTCTCAGGGTTCCCAAAACCAACACATCAAACGTTTTGCGGCTATAATCAATGTTGAGTGGGAGAAACACATCACGATCTACGAAAATTCAAGATTTGCATCATCGGGAAGAGAATTACCAGCACTGTTTGCCAACGCCCTACGCATCTCTGCAATCGTCGGTCACTCCTCCAGAAAACGTTCGATTCATCCCAATCTAGTCCCACCGCTCGTGACTCCGAATGGGGATCTTAGGAAAAAAATAATCATTCTGATGCCCGATTTCGATCCTTCCGTCGGGCATGGACGAAGGCTCAATCGGGAAATAGCTGAAGGGGTTTTCTGCACGAAATTAGGGTTTTCCTTTCGCCAAAACGGATAAATCATCCAAATGACATAAATACCCTATTTTCAATTGGCCGCGAAGGGTGTTACTGTAATATAAAAAAAGTGAAATTGACCGTAATGTGACATGAAAagaaatttgaatgatttaaTATAATAGAAAGCTGTCAGTCAACTATATCTTAATTAATAAAGATTTTAAGATAGTACACATGTTAATTGCGCCACGCCATCAACACCACATGCGGTGCATACGGCGGTATCTCCCATCCCGCTGGCACAAGCACCTTACCATCCGTTGATCGTGATTGACTCCTGATTTAAGACACGTGGAAGGGCGGGGAGGTTGAGGGCTTCGCACCCTTGGACCGGGATTTCAATTGACCGGCAAAAGAGAAACGTGGGTTCGATGGGCCGAAATTGGAACTCATTTCTGACATCAAATACAAAGTGCCAATCCCGCCCCTTTCCACGTTCATTCATCAGACCAGAAGCGGTCGAAGCCAACTAAACGTGTTGGATTTGGAGACAACGAAGACTCTTGGGTTTGCTCGCTGCTTACTCACCGCATGCATGCGGTAATGCTCTGTCTCGTGATGGCAAATCACGTACTTAATTCCTCCATGCGGGAATCAAAATGGGAATTTGGAAATTAGAGACAAAATTGGGGGCCCCCCTCAAAAAAGTCAAGAGGGTAGTTTTCATCGCTCTTCATGCATCCATCAATCAATCAACCAACAAATCAATAGATCAAGAGCAGATATATAGAGGAAACAAGTGTGAAACCAATCTTTTTTTCGACCCGACGCGTTATTCTTTCGGCGTCGGTGACGTAAAATTGGCTTCTTGCTCCATGTCGCAGACCAGCAGAGGCATCGAGGAAACTACTACGGCCGCCTCCCTTCCAGTGTCCAAAAGCAGCCTCAATAGGATCAGGAAGGCATCGTAGTTGCTATCCGAAACAGTAGTGCAGTGTCATCTCCTCCACGCACGTACAGAGCCCCCATGACCTTTCTCATGCCACACCGTCCAGTAGTTTCGGATCCCCCCGCATGGCAACAAGGACGGCTCATCCACACGACCGTGGACCTCTTTCCCCTGCCGCCGAATTCAACGCCTCTGCTCTCCTACAAGTACTCGCGCACTCCTTCCTACTGCTATCTTGCCAACGCATAACTCCGGGAGGGGAGGCATCGTGTGTTCCGGCTGAGGATGGAGAAGGAGGAGAGTAGCAAGGAGGTGGCGCCGAGGTACAAGGGGGTACGGCTGAGGAAGTGGGGCAAATGGGTGGCGGAGGTGAGGTACCCCAACAGCCGGGAAAGGCTGTGGCTCGGCTCGTTCCCGTCGCCCGAGATGGCAGCGATGGCATACGATGCGGCCGTGTACTGCCTGCGTGGCCCCGGAGAGGCACTCAACTTCCCGGACCATCCGCCCAACATACCGTCCGCGGGCAGGCTGAGCCGGTACGAGATACGGCAGGCGGCGGTTGGGCACGCGGAGGAGGGGGCGAAGCGGAGAGCGCAGCAGGAGGAAGGTGCGAAGCTGGTGGATCCAGGAGAGGGTACCTCGGGGCCGGGGACGTTTCAGGAGCCAGCGACGGAGACGTTGCCGGCCCTCTACTCCTCCACAATGGTTAGCGGAGCCTGGTCCTGGGACGACGACGATGATGGCGATGCATGGTTTCCGCTTtggaacttctgaatgccacattAATGCCTCCCATTCTAAGAATACGTATGCATGTATATGGATTGGAGCTCCACACCACTCAGAGAGGTTTTTgctgccatatatatatatatatatatatatatatatatatatatatatatatatatatatatatatatatatatatatatatatatatatatatatatagttctttTCTCTGTTTTTTTAGATCTTGTGTCATTAATTCGTTATCATTCTTCTCCACCTGATCAAGATCTGTAATAAGAAGAAAATGATCTTCAATTTGAAGCAACATAATTCATGTTATTCTTTTATGTAAATAGAAGaatgacatgttaatgtattaaagCTAAAGttactttaataaaaaaatttcaataattattcttattttctattattttccATCAGGTTCATCATAATGATTATCTATGTAAAGTAGTACTTTACAATAGTGAGTACAGTATAAAGTAGTGCTTTACACTTTACTAAACCACAAAGAgagatgtatatatacatacgcaACTCTTAGTCCTCCTATTAAGGTTGAATTCATGTTGGAGCGTGACTGCTGCTTTGACCCTAAAGACAGGTACGATGGTGAATCTAGTTGTATACTGGACGATACTAATCAATGATTGCGCGAGTAGACCCGTAGACTAAATAGTTGGAGATGAGTCAAAACAATGACTTGTGGTCCATATAAAATTCTTTTTTATGTTAAACCTTTTAAATGAAGTGACGGAATGATCCATCCAACATATTTTActgcatgttttagtgtcatcggTTGGTTTTATATTCTTCAAAGCTCCAACTTGATTGTGTTTCATTCCTCCAGTCGCCAACGTTATTTTTGCCTCAGCTTAGTCAGGTCTTCTTTTAATGTctgtgtatacatatgtatatacgatTGCAGGAACACTAACCATCATGTTTCTCCTCTTCGGCTCATTCCAACTTCTGTCGTTGACTCCACTAAATCCATTGTTTATGGGTTCATTGCAGGTAGACGCAATGTATTGGCTGCTTGTTTCTGTGTGCCAATGTATGTTTGCTTTGCCGACGAGGCGTCACACATCATCTGATGACTCGAACTGACCACCAAATCATGCGTCCCCATTTTTTCTTCTGATCTCCGCCGTTATTTTTTTTGTAcgacaaaatcaaaatcaaaatgttgACTTTGACCCAATTGAATCAACGAAGCAGGTAACTGTGGGATATGGTTAGACAAGTTTCACATGCATATCAAACGTACACATCACCCTCTCAATTCAATTAGGCAAATCCGGTGACACGATGTGTCACGATGGGTCTAATTAATTGAAGCTTGCTAATGCTAATcccattttaattattatatataccCTTGGAAGCATATAAATATATGATGTATATGACCACTCTAATTGAAGTTACAAGCTTTTGTTGGATCCAGCCTAGGGGATAACTTGGGTAGTTTGAGTccaaatcaaagaaataaaaagagagagagagaaagggcaaaaggtgagcGTGCAGCGTGCGACGGGCGCACAGAGaagagaggaaagaggagagagaaagattagattCGTGAGTTTTATGCTTCGAGATCGATCGATGGCTAAACTTTGTCGGTTTTGatctaaattttatgtggagaattctgATAGTAAACTCTGTAATTCTAACGGTGTTAATCTATATTTTACCCTCtttgaggtactttcctgctatacctactttgtgagatctagaattctttACGAGAAATCTATCTTACGAAGATttactattcttgagccaagatttatgatattgatgttattgtgatcctctagttattctagagaaccgATTGTAAATCTGTAattattactattgatagtgaaagtttaaagtggactacggtcccgtggtttttctcacattgggtttttcacgttaaaaagatttggtctcattgtgtgattaATTATTTGTTCTATTATTTatgctatgctggttgatatttttatttgaatatcaagttggtattttgataaggaactcattttgatacataaagaggggaAGAATATTCCGTTTAACATgttttttttcccaacaagtggtatcatagCAACAAGTTGTTTGGTACtaattttttcttgtgtgattgaaatggagcagtcaaatagtatgattaaattgaactcatcaaattattccacttggaagcgtctgatggaagatttgttctattgcaaagatttgtataagtctatcaaggttaaagataaaccttctactatggacgatgaagaattggaagttcaatatagaaaagctattgcctatattagaagatggatggatataaacttgcatgagcatatttcatatgaaaccaaagctgatattgtttggcaaagattagaaaatctttttgggaaaaagatagtgggaaatagaatttctctcctcagaaggcttgtaaatttgaagtataaagatggtgataacattgttgagcacataagcctatttcagagtcttacaaacaagttggttgctatgaaaatgaatatagatgatgaaatgcaaggattactacttctcagctctttactagaaagttggaaaACGTATGTGATGACTATttataactccacgccagagggaactctaactatagatatggttaaagacagtttgctaaatgaagatgctagaaggaaagaataggatgaatcttcttctggtgcatttgttactgaaaaacaagaaagacgtggaagaagtcatagcagaaacccacatggatatagaggaagatataagtctagaaaagatattaaatattttcactgtaacaggccaggtcacatgaagaaagagtgtaggttttggaagtgag
The window above is part of the Musa acuminata AAA Group cultivar baxijiao chromosome BXJ2-6, Cavendish_Baxijiao_AAA, whole genome shotgun sequence genome. Proteins encoded here:
- the LOC103988357 gene encoding ethylene-responsive transcription factor ERF017-like produces the protein MEKEESSKEVAPRYKGVRLRKWGKWVAEVRYPNSRERLWLGSFPSPEMAAMAYDAAVYCLRGPGEALNFPDHPPNIPSAGRLSRYEIRQAAVGHAEEGAKRRAQQEEGAKLVDPGEGTSGPGTFQEPATETLPALYSSTMVSGAWSWDDDDDGDAWFPLWNF